One genomic window of Micromonospora sp. WMMD1128 includes the following:
- the fabI gene encoding enoyl-ACP reductase FabI — MSGLLAGKRLLVTGVITDASIAFSVAKLAQENGAQVVLTGYGRLSLVERIAKRLPEPAPVIELDVSNDEHLAGLADRVREHVDGLDGVVHSIGFAPQSCLGGGFLDAPWADVATALQVSTYSYKSLAMAALPLMSAGGAVVGLTFDATKAWPVYDWMGVAKAGLESASRYLALHLGKQGIRSNLVAAGPLRTIAAKSIPGFDQFEDAWTERAPLGWNLTDSEPAARACLALLSDWFPATTGEIVHVDGGYHAIGA; from the coding sequence ATGTCCGGACTTCTCGCCGGTAAGCGGCTGCTGGTCACCGGCGTCATCACCGACGCCTCGATCGCGTTCTCCGTGGCGAAGCTCGCCCAGGAGAACGGCGCCCAGGTCGTGCTGACCGGCTACGGCCGCCTCTCCCTGGTGGAGCGGATCGCCAAGCGGCTGCCCGAGCCGGCGCCCGTGATCGAGCTGGACGTCAGCAACGACGAGCACCTGGCCGGCCTGGCCGACCGGGTCCGCGAGCACGTCGACGGGCTGGACGGGGTGGTGCACTCGATCGGGTTCGCCCCGCAGAGCTGCCTCGGCGGCGGCTTCCTCGACGCACCGTGGGCGGACGTGGCGACCGCGTTGCAGGTGTCCACGTACTCCTACAAGTCCCTGGCCATGGCGGCGCTGCCGCTGATGTCGGCGGGCGGCGCCGTGGTCGGCCTCACGTTCGACGCCACCAAGGCGTGGCCGGTCTACGACTGGATGGGCGTGGCGAAGGCCGGGCTGGAGTCCGCCTCCCGCTATCTCGCGTTGCACCTGGGCAAGCAGGGGATCCGCAGCAACCTGGTGGCCGCCGGCCCGCTGCGCACCATCGCGGCCAAGTCCATCCCCGGCTTCGACCAGTTCGAGGACGCCTGGACCGAACGCGCCCCACTGGGCTGGAACCTCACCGACTCCGAGCCGGCGGCCCGGGCCTGCCTGGCGCTGCTGTCCGACTGGTTCCCGGCCACCACCGGCGAGATCGTCCACGTCGACGGCGGCTACCACGCCATCGGCGCCTGA
- a CDS encoding ferrochelatase, whose amino-acid sequence MAYDALVLVSFGGPERPEDVLPFLQNVTRGRGVPPERLAEVAEHYLHFGGVSPINQQCRDLLAAIRDDFAANGVDLPVYWGNRNWDPMLADTVARMRDDGITRALAFVTSAYGGYSSCRQYQEDIATARAAVGPDAPSIEKLRQFWDHPGFVEPHVDAVRSALAQLDAARRDTTRLVFTAHSIPASAAATAGPHGGRYTAQLEETARLVHAAAAPDLPYDLVWQSRSGPPQVPWLEPDINDHLTDLAAQGVTGVVVSPIGFVSDHLEVVWDLDTEALETAKQLGLDFVRAGTPGTDPRFVAMVRELVRERTAPDGERLRRRLGELPAWDTCPALCCVPPARRP is encoded by the coding sequence ATGGCGTACGACGCGTTGGTGCTGGTCTCGTTCGGTGGCCCGGAGCGGCCCGAGGACGTGCTCCCCTTCCTCCAGAACGTGACCCGGGGCCGGGGTGTGCCGCCGGAGCGGCTGGCCGAGGTCGCGGAGCACTACCTGCACTTCGGCGGCGTGTCCCCGATCAACCAGCAGTGCCGCGACCTGCTCGCGGCGATCCGCGACGACTTCGCCGCCAACGGCGTCGACCTGCCGGTCTACTGGGGCAACCGCAACTGGGACCCGATGCTCGCCGACACGGTGGCGCGGATGCGCGACGACGGGATCACCCGGGCGCTGGCGTTCGTCACCAGCGCGTACGGCGGCTACTCCTCGTGCCGGCAATACCAGGAGGACATCGCCACCGCCCGGGCCGCGGTCGGTCCGGACGCTCCGTCGATCGAGAAGCTGCGTCAGTTCTGGGACCACCCCGGCTTCGTCGAGCCGCACGTCGACGCGGTCCGTAGCGCGCTGGCCCAGCTCGACGCGGCCCGGCGGGACACCACCCGGCTGGTCTTCACCGCGCACTCGATCCCGGCCTCGGCCGCCGCCACCGCCGGCCCGCACGGCGGCCGGTACACCGCCCAGCTCGAGGAGACCGCCCGGCTGGTCCACGCCGCCGCCGCTCCCGACCTGCCGTACGACCTGGTCTGGCAGAGCCGGTCCGGCCCACCGCAGGTGCCGTGGCTGGAGCCGGACATCAACGACCACCTGACCGACCTGGCCGCGCAGGGCGTGACCGGCGTGGTGGTGAGCCCGATCGGCTTCGTCTCCGACCACCTGGAGGTGGTGTGGGACCTGGACACCGAGGCCCTGGAGACGGCGAAGCAGCTCGGCCTGGACTTCGTCCGCGCCGGCACCCCGGGCACCGACCCGCGGTTCGTGGCGATGGTCCGCGAGCTGGTGCGGGAGCGCACCGCGCCGGACGGGGAGCGACTGCGCCGCCGGCTCGGCGAGCTGCCGGCCTGGGACACCTGCCCGGCGCTGTGCTGCGTACCCCCGGCTCGCCGGCCCTGA
- a CDS encoding MoxR family ATPase: MAQPTTPDVPNPTEAAPDAAPPVGTTPAQDATLLERALFEIKRVIVGQDRMVERMFVALLARGHCLLEGVPGVAKTLAVETLAQVVGGSFARVQFTPDLVPADIMGTRIYRQSSEKFDVELGPVFVNFLLADEINRAPAKVQSALLEVMSERQVSIGGETHRVPDPFLVMATQNPIEQEGVYPLPEAQRDRFLMKIVVGYPTDAEEREIVYRMGVAPPAPVRVFDTPELIALQRKADQVFVHNALVDYAVRLVLATRAPAEHGMPDVAQLIQYGASPRASLGLVRATRALALLRGRDYALPQDVQDIAPDILRHRLVLSYDALADDVPADHVVHRVMSTIPLPAVAPRQQATPPPPAVPHNGWPGQRP, encoded by the coding sequence GTGGCCCAGCCGACCACGCCCGACGTGCCGAACCCGACCGAGGCGGCGCCGGACGCCGCACCCCCGGTGGGCACCACCCCGGCGCAGGACGCCACGCTGCTGGAGCGGGCGCTGTTCGAGATCAAACGGGTGATCGTCGGCCAGGACCGGATGGTCGAGCGGATGTTCGTCGCGTTGCTGGCCCGGGGGCACTGCCTGCTGGAGGGGGTGCCCGGGGTGGCCAAGACCCTCGCCGTGGAGACGCTCGCCCAGGTCGTCGGCGGTTCCTTCGCCCGGGTCCAGTTCACCCCGGACCTGGTGCCCGCCGACATCATGGGCACCCGGATCTACCGGCAGTCGAGCGAGAAGTTCGACGTCGAGCTGGGCCCGGTCTTCGTCAACTTCCTGCTCGCCGACGAGATCAACCGGGCCCCGGCCAAGGTGCAGTCGGCGCTGCTGGAGGTGATGAGCGAGCGGCAGGTCTCCATCGGCGGCGAGACCCACCGGGTGCCCGACCCGTTCCTAGTGATGGCCACTCAGAACCCGATCGAGCAGGAGGGCGTCTACCCGCTGCCGGAGGCGCAGCGGGACCGGTTCCTGATGAAGATCGTGGTGGGCTACCCGACCGACGCCGAGGAGCGGGAGATCGTCTACCGGATGGGCGTGGCCCCGCCCGCGCCCGTCCGGGTGTTCGACACCCCCGAGCTGATCGCGCTCCAGCGCAAGGCCGACCAGGTCTTCGTGCACAACGCGCTCGTCGACTACGCGGTCCGGCTGGTGCTCGCCACCCGCGCCCCGGCCGAGCACGGCATGCCCGACGTGGCCCAGCTCATCCAGTACGGCGCGAGCCCGCGCGCCTCGCTCGGCCTGGTCCGGGCCACCCGCGCGCTGGCGCTGCTGCGCGGCCGGGACTACGCGCTGCCGCAGGACGTGCAGGACATCGCGCCGGACATCCTGCGCCACCGGCTGGTGCTCAGCTATGACGCGCTCGCCGACGACGTGCCGGCCGACCACGTCGTGCACCGGGTGATGTCCACCATCCCGCTGCCCGCGGTCGCGCCCCGCCAGCAGGCCACCCCGCCACCACCCGCGGTGCCGCACAACGGATGGCCCGGGCAGCGGCCGTGA
- a CDS encoding VWA domain-containing protein, whose protein sequence is MIRFLQPWWLLAVLPVLALAAAYVWRQLHRRQYALRFTNVDLLRTVAPKGLGWRRHAAATAFLLCLLVLATGLARPAIDTREPLERATVMLAIDVSLSMQADDVAPNRLEAAQEAAKQFVGELPESYNLGLVSFAKSANVLVPPTKDRGAVTTAIDGLVLAEATATGEAVFTCLEAIRSVPTDGAAGIPPARIVLLSDGYRTSGRSVEEAAASAQAANVPVSTIAFGTDSGQVDIGGQLQRVPVDRTALSQLAETTQGFFYEAASVNELKQVYQDMGSSIGYRTEPREIIQWYAGIALLLALCAGGLSLLWTSRLI, encoded by the coding sequence ATGATTCGTTTTCTGCAACCGTGGTGGCTGCTGGCCGTGCTGCCGGTGCTCGCCCTCGCCGCCGCGTACGTCTGGCGGCAGCTGCACCGCCGGCAGTACGCCCTGCGCTTCACCAACGTCGACCTGCTGCGCACCGTCGCGCCCAAGGGGCTCGGCTGGCGCCGGCACGCGGCGGCGACCGCGTTCCTGCTCTGTTTGCTGGTGCTGGCCACCGGGCTGGCCCGGCCGGCGATCGACACCCGGGAGCCACTGGAACGGGCCACCGTGATGCTCGCCATCGACGTGTCACTGTCCATGCAGGCCGACGACGTGGCGCCGAACCGGCTGGAGGCGGCGCAGGAGGCGGCGAAGCAGTTCGTCGGCGAGTTGCCGGAGAGCTACAACCTGGGGCTGGTGTCGTTCGCCAAGTCGGCGAACGTGCTGGTGCCGCCGACCAAGGACCGGGGCGCGGTGACCACCGCCATCGACGGGTTGGTGCTGGCCGAGGCCACCGCCACCGGCGAGGCGGTGTTCACCTGCCTGGAAGCGATCCGGTCGGTGCCGACCGACGGCGCCGCGGGCATCCCGCCGGCCCGGATCGTGCTGCTCTCCGACGGCTACCGCACCTCCGGCCGCTCGGTGGAGGAGGCGGCGGCGTCGGCGCAGGCGGCGAACGTGCCGGTCTCCACCATCGCGTTCGGCACCGACTCGGGTCAGGTGGACATCGGCGGCCAGCTCCAGCGGGTGCCGGTGGACCGCACCGCGTTGTCCCAGTTGGCGGAGACCACCCAGGGCTTCTTCTACGAGGCCGCCTCGGTGAACGAGCTGAAGCAGGTCTATCAGGACATGGGCAGCTCGATCGGCTACCGCACGGAACCGCGCGAGATCATCCAGTGGTACGCCGGGATCGCGTTGCTGCTGGCGCTCTGCGCGGGTGGGCTGAGTCTGCTCTGGACGTCGCGCCTGATCTGA
- a CDS encoding DUF58 domain-containing protein, which translates to MARAAAVTPPTRLPATGDRSGAALARLQLMVTRKLDGLLQGDYAGLLPGPGSEAGESREYRPGDDVRRMDWPVTARTTMPHVRRTVADRELETWLAVDLSASLDFGTGRWLKRDVAVAAVAALAHLTVRGGNRIGAVVGTGATAGGPGRLLRLPARAGRKEAQGLLRAVAGAEIRPGRGDLGALVDMLNRPPRRRGVAVVISDFLSPPAQWGRPLRKLRVRHDVLAVEVVDPRELELPDVGVLPVVDPESGELHEVQTADPGLRRRYAEAATAQRGAISAELRAAGAAHLRLRTDRDWLLDMVRFVAAQRHARTRGTTR; encoded by the coding sequence ATGGCCCGGGCAGCGGCCGTGACCCCGCCCACCCGGCTGCCGGCCACCGGTGACCGCTCGGGCGCCGCGCTGGCCCGGCTCCAGCTCATGGTCACCCGCAAGCTGGACGGGCTGCTCCAGGGCGACTATGCCGGCCTGCTGCCCGGCCCGGGCAGCGAGGCGGGGGAGTCCCGGGAATACCGCCCCGGCGACGACGTGCGCCGGATGGACTGGCCGGTGACCGCCCGCACCACGATGCCGCACGTGCGGCGTACGGTGGCCGACCGGGAGTTGGAGACGTGGCTGGCGGTCGACCTGTCGGCCAGCCTCGACTTCGGCACCGGACGGTGGCTCAAGCGGGACGTGGCGGTCGCCGCCGTGGCCGCGCTTGCCCACCTCACCGTGCGCGGCGGCAACCGGATCGGCGCGGTGGTCGGCACCGGCGCGACCGCCGGCGGGCCGGGGCGGCTGCTGCGGCTGCCCGCCCGCGCCGGCCGCAAGGAGGCACAGGGGCTGCTGCGGGCCGTCGCCGGCGCCGAGATCCGGCCCGGTCGCGGTGACCTCGGCGCGCTCGTGGACATGCTCAACCGGCCACCACGGCGGCGCGGCGTGGCGGTGGTGATCTCCGATTTCCTCTCGCCCCCGGCGCAGTGGGGCCGTCCGCTGCGTAAGCTGCGGGTCCGCCACGACGTGCTGGCCGTCGAGGTGGTCGACCCGCGAGAGTTGGAACTGCCCGACGTGGGGGTGTTGCCGGTGGTCGATCCGGAGAGCGGCGAGCTGCACGAGGTGCAGACCGCCGATCCGGGGCTGCGCCGCCGGTACGCCGAGGCGGCGACCGCCCAGCGTGGGGCGATCTCCGCCGAGCTGCGCGCCGCGGGCGCGGCCCACCTGCGCCTGCGTACCGACCGAGACTGGCTGCTGGACATGGTGCGTTTCGTCGCCGCGCAGCGGCACGCCCGCACCCGAGGGACGACCCGATGA
- a CDS encoding beta-ketoacyl-ACP reductase, translating into MARTVLVTGGNRGIGLSIALAFAKQGDRVAVTHRGGDAPEGLFGVRCDVTDAESVDAAFATVEAELGPVEVLVANAGITDDTLLMRMSDEQFTRVLDTNLTGSFRVAKRASTKMLRAKWGRMIFISSVIGLYGGAGQVNYAASKAGLVGVARSITRELGGRNITANVVAPGFIDTDMTAALPEERRTAYRKAIPAGRFAEPEEVAAVVTWLASDAAGYITGAVIPVDGGLGMGH; encoded by the coding sequence GTGGCCCGTACCGTGCTGGTGACCGGCGGAAACCGGGGGATCGGCCTGTCCATCGCGCTGGCCTTCGCCAAGCAGGGCGACCGGGTGGCGGTGACCCATCGCGGCGGGGACGCGCCGGAGGGGCTGTTCGGGGTGCGGTGCGACGTGACCGACGCGGAGTCGGTGGACGCCGCGTTCGCCACCGTGGAGGCCGAGCTGGGCCCGGTCGAGGTGCTCGTCGCCAACGCCGGCATCACCGACGACACGCTGCTCATGCGGATGTCCGACGAGCAGTTCACCCGGGTGCTCGACACCAACCTGACCGGCTCGTTCCGGGTCGCCAAGCGGGCGTCGACGAAGATGCTGCGGGCGAAGTGGGGCCGGATGATCTTCATCTCGTCGGTGATCGGCCTCTACGGCGGCGCCGGCCAGGTCAACTACGCCGCGAGCAAGGCCGGACTTGTCGGCGTGGCCCGCTCGATCACCCGTGAGCTGGGCGGGCGCAACATCACCGCGAACGTGGTCGCGCCCGGCTTCATCGACACCGACATGACCGCGGCGCTGCCCGAGGAACGCCGCACCGCATACCGCAAGGCCATCCCGGCCGGCCGGTTCGCCGAGCCGGAGGAGGTGGCCGCGGTCGTCACCTGGCTCGCCTCGGACGCCGCCGGCTACATCACCGGCGCCGTCATCCCGGTCGACGGCGGCCTCGGCATGGGCCACTGA
- a CDS encoding HAD-IIA family hydrolase: MHDRKPVQSWLTDMDGVLVHEGQPVPGAPEFVKRLRASGKPFLVLTNNSIYTPRDLQARLARMGLDVPEEAIWSSALATAQFLADQRPGGTAYVIGEAGLTTALHAVGYVLSDFAPDYVVLGETRTYSFEAITKAIRLIDDGARFICTNPDATGPSVEGALPAAGSVAAMISKATGVEPYFVGKPNPMMMRSALNTIDAHSESTAMIGDRMDTDILCGLEAGLETILVLTGISSRAEAERYPYRPSRIVGSVADLIDEV; the protein is encoded by the coding sequence ATGCATGACCGCAAGCCGGTGCAGAGCTGGCTCACCGACATGGACGGCGTGCTGGTGCACGAGGGGCAGCCGGTGCCCGGCGCGCCGGAGTTCGTCAAGAGGCTGCGCGCCTCGGGCAAGCCGTTCCTGGTGCTGACGAACAACTCCATCTACACCCCGCGTGACCTTCAGGCCCGGCTGGCCCGGATGGGGCTGGACGTGCCGGAGGAGGCGATCTGGTCGTCCGCGCTGGCCACCGCCCAGTTCCTGGCCGACCAGCGGCCGGGCGGGACCGCGTACGTGATCGGTGAGGCCGGCCTGACCACGGCGTTGCACGCGGTGGGATACGTGCTGAGCGACTTCGCCCCGGACTACGTGGTGCTGGGGGAGACCCGCACCTACAGCTTCGAGGCGATCACCAAGGCGATCCGGCTGATCGACGACGGCGCTCGGTTCATCTGCACCAACCCGGACGCCACCGGCCCCTCGGTGGAGGGCGCCCTGCCGGCGGCCGGCTCGGTGGCGGCGATGATCTCCAAGGCGACAGGCGTGGAACCCTACTTCGTCGGCAAGCCCAACCCGATGATGATGCGTTCCGCGTTGAACACCATCGACGCGCACTCGGAGTCGACCGCGATGATCGGCGACCGGATGGACACCGACATCCTCTGCGGGCTGGAGGCCGGGCTGGAGACTATCCTGGTGCTCACCGGGATCAGCAGCCGGGCCGAGGCCGAACGGTATCCGTACCGGCCGTCCCGGATCGTCGGCTCGGTGGCCGACCTGATCGACGAGGTCTGA